The stretch of DNA TGTGACCGACATCGTGATCTGCGGCCATTCGGACTGTGGCGCAATGACCGCGATTGCCCAATGCAAATGCATGGATCACCTGCCGGCCGTCAGCGGCTGGCTGCAACATGCCGAATCGGCAAAAGTGGTCAACGAAGCGCGGCCGCATGCCAATGACGCGGCGAAATTGAGTTCGATGGTGCGTGAAAACGTGATCGCGCAAATGGCAAACATCCAGACCCACCCGAGCGTGCGCCTGGCCCAGGAGAAAGGCCTGCTGAATCTGCATGGCTGGGTGTACGACATCGAGACCGGCTCGATCGATGCGCTGTCCTCGGACCGCCGCACCTTTGTGC from Pseudomonas sp. TH06 encodes:
- a CDS encoding carbonic anhydrase, whose translation is MKNLIDGFLKFQNEAFPQRTELFKHLATTQHPGTLFITCSDSRVVPELLTQQEPGELFVIRNAGNIVPSYSPHPGGVSATVEYAVAVLGVTDIVICGHSDCGAMTAIAQCKCMDHLPAVSGWLQHAESAKVVNEARPHANDAAKLSSMVRENVIAQMANIQTHPSVRLAQEKGLLNLHGWVYDIETGSIDALSSDRRTFVPLAEQPATCAIQANTNAAA